The following proteins come from a genomic window of Candidatus Eremiobacterota bacterium:
- a CDS encoding homocysteine S-methyltransferase family protein: protein MKPWDELWEKPVIVLDGAMGTELIAQGLTQGECPDLWNVLHPEKVKEVHKGYYDAGSDIVLSNTFGASRIKLEPYGLDARVEEINRAGASLLKTACPAGSLSAGDMGPMGKFLKPVGPCEPEEFEAAFQEQAKALCDGGVDLIIIETMYDLREARLALKGALGAGLPVFVTMTFTKKKRGFFTVMGDEPRKALRILADEGAQAVGCNCSLDCADMLLLVESLGAPLPVPLIVKPNAGQPRMEGDKTVYDADPAEFASQVMKMIEKGARLAGGCCGTSPRFIETLRGMIKSTTRTGNTGEKEN from the coding sequence GTGAAACCTTGGGATGAACTGTGGGAAAAGCCTGTAATAGTGCTTGACGGCGCCATGGGCACCGAGCTCATTGCACAGGGCCTCACCCAGGGCGAGTGCCCCGACCTCTGGAACGTCCTCCACCCGGAAAAGGTGAAGGAGGTCCATAAAGGATATTACGATGCCGGGAGCGATATTGTGCTCTCCAACACCTTCGGCGCAAGCAGGATAAAGCTTGAGCCCTACGGCCTCGACGCCAGGGTGGAGGAGATCAACAGGGCCGGCGCTTCCCTGCTGAAGACCGCGTGCCCCGCGGGCTCTCTCTCGGCCGGCGACATGGGCCCCATGGGAAAATTCCTGAAGCCCGTAGGGCCCTGCGAGCCCGAAGAGTTTGAGGCGGCTTTCCAGGAACAGGCCAAGGCTCTCTGTGATGGCGGTGTTGATCTCATAATCATAGAGACCATGTATGACCTCAGGGAGGCGCGCCTCGCGCTGAAAGGAGCCCTTGGGGCGGGCCTCCCCGTCTTTGTGACGATGACCTTCACAAAAAAGAAAAGAGGATTCTTCACCGTGATGGGTGACGAGCCCCGGAAGGCCCTGCGCATTCTTGCCGATGAGGGCGCACAGGCTGTAGGATGCAACTGCTCCCTGGACTGTGCCGACATGCTCCTTCTCGTGGAAAGCCTCGGCGCCCCCCTTCCCGTCCCTCTTATTGTGAAGCCCAATGCAGGCCAGCCCCGCATGGAGGGCGACAAGACAGTCTATGACGCTGATCCCGCCGAGTTCGCCTCCCAGGTGATGAAGATGATAGAGAAAGGGGCACGCCTCGCAGGAGGCTGCTGCGGCACCTCTCCCCGCTTTATCGAGACCCTAAGAGGCATGATAAAGAGCACAACACGAACCGGGAACACCGGAGAAAAGGAGAACTAG
- a CDS encoding type II toxin-antitoxin system mRNA interferase toxin, RelE/StbE family, protein MRALFSADFKKAVQKFASIKRAIQKKVDMILEEPLALGEPLRGSLKGYYSCPVKKNFLIIYLYCHACRRRKDDRVVACADCGESPDETVKFVNLGPHDETYRTAP, encoded by the coding sequence ATGAGAGCCCTTTTCAGCGCGGACTTCAAAAAGGCTGTGCAGAAATTTGCATCGATAAAAAGAGCGATACAGAAAAAGGTGGATATGATTCTCGAGGAGCCTCTCGCACTCGGCGAGCCCCTCAGGGGGAGCCTGAAGGGATATTACAGCTGCCCGGTTAAAAAGAACTTCCTTATCATCTATCTCTACTGCCACGCCTGCAGAAGAAGAAAGGACGACAGAGTGGTGGCCTGCGCAGACTGCGGGGAGTCTCCCGATGAGACCGTGAAATTCGTGAATCTCGGCCCCCACGACGAGACTTACAGAACTGCTCCATAG
- a CDS encoding DUF6364 family protein, whose protein sequence is MAKEKLNITLDADLIEYVKMYASENRTTVSEVVGQFLLNLKRTREKDPTEIIFSDPAFRESMLECIAKIQNGKMKWLGYDEVFK, encoded by the coding sequence ATGGCGAAAGAAAAACTCAATATCACCCTGGATGCCGATCTCATTGAGTATGTAAAGATGTATGCGAGCGAAAACAGAACCACGGTATCGGAAGTAGTGGGCCAGTTCCTCCTGAACCTCAAGAGAACGAGGGAAAAGGACCCCACAGAGATAATCTTCTCCGACCCTGCCTTCAGAGAGAGCATGCTTGAGTGCATCGCAAAGATACAGAACGGGAAGATGAAGTGGCTCGGCTATGATGAGGTATTCAAATGA
- a CDS encoding corrinoid protein — protein MEKKALYEQMEKAVIEGNPPLAREYAQKALDEGVEAKDAIVHGFSKGIEKVGKLWEEGDYFLPELVAGAEAMKAAMEVLQKNIQTGRQTFSEGKIVIGTVAGDIHDIGKTLVASIFSAHGFEVLDLGADVPPERFLEKAQEFEAQVIGLSALLTTTMVNAKKVIDLVNEKGLRDKVKIIVGGAPVTKEWALSIGADDAPPDAFEAVASVKKLLAGRVLL, from the coding sequence ATGGAAAAAAAAGCGCTCTACGAACAGATGGAAAAGGCCGTCATTGAGGGAAATCCCCCTCTTGCAAGGGAGTACGCGCAAAAGGCCCTTGACGAGGGTGTGGAGGCAAAGGATGCCATTGTCCACGGCTTCTCAAAAGGCATAGAGAAGGTGGGGAAGCTCTGGGAAGAGGGGGACTATTTTCTCCCCGAGCTGGTGGCAGGCGCCGAAGCTATGAAGGCCGCCATGGAGGTGCTTCAGAAAAACATCCAGACAGGACGCCAGACATTTTCCGAGGGAAAAATCGTCATCGGCACCGTGGCAGGCGACATCCATGACATCGGGAAAACTCTTGTGGCATCAATATTCTCAGCCCATGGCTTCGAAGTCCTGGACCTTGGAGCCGACGTGCCCCCCGAGAGGTTCCTGGAGAAGGCTCAGGAGTTTGAAGCACAGGTCATCGGCCTTTCAGCGCTCCTCACGACTACCATGGTAAATGCCAAGAAAGTGATAGATCTTGTTAATGAAAAAGGGCTGAGAGATAAGGTCAAGATCATCGTGGGAGGCGCCCCGGTGACGAAAGAGTGGGCCCTCAGCATCGGCGCCGATGACGCACCGCCCGATGCATTTGAGGCGGTGGCCTCGGTAAAAAAACTCCTCGCAGGGAGGGTGCTCCTGTGA
- a CDS encoding DUF3828 domain-containing protein: protein MKKRLALSFLVLLVLAMTFSPAQAAEKTPAQVLDGFYKWYFKNVPAIDPVKGPEHKPFTYRDNFSQAKDFFQPDLYRMLSMAFTKGPSDGDWIDFDPFINAQMGARGYKMGKSALKGNRATVTVSILPGRGSTWKDIPVELTKSGGTWRISNYLYDKDFDLYRFLKKMKYFKE from the coding sequence ATGAAAAAAAGACTGGCCCTCTCATTCCTTGTCCTCTTGGTGCTTGCCATGACCTTCTCCCCGGCACAGGCTGCTGAAAAGACCCCCGCCCAGGTCCTTGACGGCTTCTATAAGTGGTACTTCAAGAATGTGCCGGCGATAGACCCCGTCAAGGGGCCGGAACACAAGCCTTTCACCTACCGCGACAACTTCTCGCAGGCAAAGGACTTTTTCCAGCCCGACCTCTATCGCATGCTCTCCATGGCCTTCACGAAAGGGCCCTCCGACGGCGACTGGATCGACTTCGACCCCTTCATCAACGCCCAGATGGGCGCGAGGGGCTACAAGATGGGAAAATCCGCACTCAAGGGCAACAGAGCGACGGTCACCGTCTCCATCCTGCCGGGGAGGGGCTCCACATGGAAGGACATCCCCGTGGAGCTCACCAAATCAGGGGGGACCTGGCGAATCTCCAATTACCTCTATGACAAGGACTTCGACCTTTACCGCTTTCTTAAGAAAATGAAGTACTTCAAAGAGTGA
- a CDS encoding tetratricopeptide repeat protein: protein MAYEDSGIKRRYEQGIFIVLLLFLCCVRVSASTAQEARVLLIDTTYRDDPGLENDKELIEKEFSHVLEARTVEDGLDRIRQIGRKEKIRKLVFLGHGSQGIAEFGNQAIDANFLRKIRDTAYEEGDSSLLDAFTENAEVIFYNCHAGSDPDFLQYAAEAFLAFSGGAVYAQNDFVYSDARLPSRIIIQLYGKGLLPKSFARYLSEHTSVSVVPYTEFQSYRLSPFVQRNLQPGQVVLNGPGVCAVNVSGKGAFYSPLTLVSEVPSSWKSDEYLPYVEYELSRWIEKGAGRRKVREILEQGIGKTGFIISSEDKDTQTYFLRVFLSNKYGRRLLGEARHTIAFYGADIQLSSQAPKKGEVITAKALCLKGAAPKGSLWNWKTTGGLQMLSRGEGANNDEKQIKITGMGEIIATLYDIGSFGKDQVLARAQKKIDPVGVVTQEPTPTPSPSASPIPRPTPSPEPRATPEPRRSPGVASSDPLSALRLPAHWKRSGNDYLRDLASIKRKKEPRDKVLGTVGEDFRQFGDHVSARLAVRYDRATPSMADMEKRVNSFTGKGTKAVRKVNFGGFEGYIARFTEEEKTVRMKGKQDTLSECLIVTAEHGLLLKDGRCIEMEDTVTGRVMEDQSHGLGTYDRMRDEMARALSEVESILSGVPVSPPVAQPEPPPAAEAKVVIRAPRKTLSMGESVSVEAIVENASPDNKPSSYTWSGDCEGSGAKVSFKGKKPGTYKLSVKVSGPRGPIGTASMSFEVGEVTVTIAMTPPEKKLPVGSKAAFTATVLSGGKPMAGSFVFRWQTSSEVSFSPNESDNAKTAATFKKPDTVKIWVVVLKKEGAALSTLVESEQLVLEIGEPKLSMTFSPASPLVGQEVKARVAVTPESKDIDFRWEPPGNVRLVTESQDAREIVFVPKDTKPAVIIARGRVPGTGDDLGEARGTVTARPYKVTVKVIGPLGPPPLVWDGKQHVEKKGEIAVHQNVRLTCGIEPNPPGEPRCQWSLNEDSHFDGNNITKDVTVKRSRVGTCVATVVFRNAEGLELGRGSGSFSVSISDEALSKGKEQREKAEKLKKEAESLISQGKFDAAEKVIKELEKLDPAAAGELRAKLAAAVKKSQESAEFYNQRGITKGKAGDSKGAIKDYTEAIRLKPDFADAYYNRGIDRRVTGDTKGAIEDYTMAIKYNPNYASAYNNRGFAKEKLGDNYGAIEDYTMAIKCNPNHASAYNNRGVSKESLGDIEGAIADYKKALEVKPDYEKARDNLDELLAKTSGKEFKVALTSTAGTASLGDKVDFKATVKGGTPPYQYDWFKDREKKKDLCSNTPKTTDGISITIRNEGSYTSTYTVRVTDSKGKEAEASTTLKVVAADKPSASSVSALSVSLKELPKPDESKYKDVVMFEAEVKDGTPPFTYELMLDGAKKDTLTRTTGSSSEFTGMKITEPGSHTVKLLVTDATGRKGDASVSVTVKEAAPPAVPLFVSVTPSKRVADVGEEIDIDGKVSGGRPPYKYTWYTDRGKREDLNAKSITTSLKSPGNRTYELLVTDSAGNSAKAQCSFSVRGQRSTPLALALTPGNVNVNVGERVSLSTRVQGGTPPYRYVWYDNGVEHRDFASDTKSITWTVRDPQSRTIKVVVTDGAGNSSSAQSSINVRGHASRPSTPPAGDTGSSGSDLVRNQNVYVTYKNRSSGNIHMFATGQTFSPANRLMPGEEKMLRFRVGSDGRVTIYAGRDGHIITQKHCVVTVKGIQDRPYVIFRDGGRLEVEFDKD from the coding sequence ATGGCATACGAAGATTCTGGAATCAAAAGAAGGTATGAACAGGGTATATTTATTGTTCTGCTTCTTTTCCTCTGCTGCGTCCGTGTTTCTGCAAGCACAGCCCAGGAGGCTCGTGTACTTCTCATAGATACCACCTATCGCGATGATCCAGGACTTGAAAATGACAAGGAGCTCATCGAAAAAGAATTTTCGCATGTTCTGGAGGCGAGGACCGTTGAAGACGGCCTGGACAGGATAAGGCAGATAGGAAGGAAGGAGAAAATAAGGAAGCTCGTCTTTCTTGGCCACGGCAGCCAGGGTATTGCGGAATTTGGCAATCAGGCCATCGATGCAAATTTTTTAAGAAAGATAAGAGACACTGCCTATGAGGAGGGGGACAGCAGTCTCCTTGATGCCTTCACGGAAAATGCAGAAGTCATTTTCTACAACTGTCATGCCGGTTCTGACCCTGATTTTCTTCAGTACGCCGCCGAGGCTTTTCTGGCTTTCAGCGGGGGTGCGGTGTATGCGCAAAATGACTTCGTCTATTCTGATGCCAGACTTCCAAGCAGAATAATAATCCAGCTCTACGGTAAAGGTCTTCTTCCAAAGTCCTTTGCGCGGTATTTATCGGAACATACTTCGGTATCTGTCGTTCCCTACACCGAGTTCCAATCATACCGGCTCAGCCCCTTTGTGCAAAGAAACCTGCAGCCAGGACAAGTGGTCCTCAACGGTCCGGGAGTCTGTGCAGTGAATGTGAGCGGAAAAGGAGCATTTTACTCTCCGTTGACTCTTGTCTCCGAAGTGCCATCTTCCTGGAAGAGTGATGAGTATTTGCCTTATGTCGAGTATGAGCTGAGCAGGTGGATAGAGAAAGGAGCAGGCAGGAGGAAGGTAAGAGAAATACTTGAGCAGGGCATTGGAAAGACCGGATTCATCATAAGCTCAGAAGATAAGGACACTCAGACATATTTTTTAAGGGTATTTCTTTCAAACAAATATGGAAGGCGCCTGCTGGGGGAAGCCCGGCACACCATAGCCTTCTATGGGGCCGATATTCAGCTTTCAAGCCAGGCGCCCAAGAAAGGTGAAGTGATTACGGCAAAGGCTCTCTGCTTGAAAGGTGCCGCCCCGAAAGGCAGTCTGTGGAACTGGAAGACCACGGGCGGCCTTCAGATGCTCTCCCGGGGAGAAGGGGCGAATAATGACGAGAAGCAGATAAAGATCACCGGTATGGGGGAAATCATCGCAACTCTTTATGATATAGGCAGTTTTGGGAAAGACCAGGTGCTTGCAAGAGCTCAAAAAAAGATCGATCCTGTCGGGGTCGTCACCCAGGAGCCCACTCCCACACCATCTCCTTCAGCCTCACCAATTCCCCGTCCCACCCCCTCACCTGAGCCGCGGGCCACTCCTGAGCCACGCCGCAGCCCCGGCGTGGCTTCCTCCGATCCCCTTTCCGCCCTCAGGCTTCCCGCTCACTGGAAGCGCTCAGGCAACGATTATCTGAGGGACCTTGCATCAATTAAAAGGAAAAAGGAGCCCCGCGACAAGGTACTAGGCACCGTGGGAGAGGATTTCAGGCAGTTCGGCGATCATGTGAGCGCGCGGCTTGCGGTGCGCTATGACAGGGCGACTCCCTCAATGGCCGATATGGAAAAAAGGGTGAACAGTTTCACCGGGAAAGGCACGAAGGCTGTCAGGAAAGTTAACTTTGGAGGCTTTGAGGGATATATTGCGCGGTTCACTGAGGAAGAGAAAACGGTCAGGATGAAGGGAAAGCAGGATACCCTCTCCGAATGCCTCATCGTTACTGCCGAACATGGGCTTCTCCTGAAAGACGGCCGGTGCATTGAGATGGAAGATACCGTGACAGGCCGGGTCATGGAAGATCAGTCACATGGGCTTGGCACCTATGACAGGATGCGGGATGAGATGGCACGGGCGCTTTCAGAGGTGGAATCGATACTCTCGGGCGTCCCGGTGAGCCCTCCCGTCGCTCAGCCTGAGCCTCCGCCCGCAGCGGAGGCCAAGGTGGTCATTCGCGCCCCCCGCAAGACGCTCAGCATGGGCGAGAGCGTTTCGGTGGAGGCTATTGTGGAAAACGCCTCGCCCGACAACAAGCCCTCGAGCTATACGTGGAGCGGCGACTGCGAGGGGAGCGGCGCCAAGGTGAGCTTTAAGGGGAAAAAGCCCGGCACTTACAAGCTCTCGGTGAAGGTAAGCGGCCCCCGCGGCCCCATCGGCACTGCCTCCATGAGCTTTGAGGTCGGAGAGGTGACGGTCACCATCGCCATGACTCCTCCCGAAAAGAAGCTTCCCGTGGGCTCGAAGGCGGCCTTTACCGCCACGGTCCTCTCAGGCGGGAAACCCATGGCGGGGAGCTTTGTCTTCCGGTGGCAGACCTCGAGCGAGGTCTCCTTTTCTCCCAACGAGAGCGACAATGCAAAGACTGCCGCCACCTTCAAGAAGCCGGATACAGTGAAAATTTGGGTGGTTGTGCTGAAAAAAGAAGGCGCCGCCCTTTCGACACTTGTCGAATCGGAGCAGCTTGTTCTTGAGATCGGCGAGCCCAAGCTCTCCATGACCTTTTCTCCCGCGAGCCCTCTCGTGGGGCAGGAGGTGAAGGCCCGGGTGGCAGTGACCCCCGAGTCAAAGGACATCGACTTCCGGTGGGAGCCACCCGGCAATGTGCGGCTTGTCACCGAGTCACAGGATGCGAGAGAGATTGTCTTTGTGCCCAAGGACACAAAGCCCGCCGTGATTATCGCCCGGGGCAGGGTCCCTGGCACAGGTGACGACCTGGGCGAGGCCCGGGGCACGGTGACTGCCCGCCCTTACAAGGTGACCGTGAAGGTCATCGGCCCCCTGGGCCCTCCTCCCCTGGTATGGGACGGGAAGCAGCACGTGGAGAAGAAAGGCGAGATCGCCGTGCACCAGAACGTGCGCCTCACCTGTGGTATTGAGCCCAATCCTCCCGGAGAACCCCGCTGTCAGTGGAGCCTCAACGAGGACTCCCACTTTGACGGCAACAATATCACGAAGGATGTGACGGTAAAACGGAGCCGCGTGGGTACCTGCGTGGCGACGGTGGTCTTCCGCAATGCCGAGGGCCTTGAGCTCGGAAGAGGGAGCGGGAGCTTCAGCGTCTCCATCTCTGATGAAGCGCTCTCCAAAGGCAAGGAGCAAAGAGAAAAGGCCGAAAAATTGAAAAAGGAGGCGGAGTCCCTGATCTCACAGGGCAAATTCGATGCCGCCGAAAAGGTGATCAAGGAGCTTGAGAAGCTCGACCCGGCCGCGGCAGGGGAGCTGCGTGCGAAGCTTGCGGCGGCGGTGAAGAAATCACAGGAGTCGGCTGAGTTTTACAACCAGCGCGGTATTACGAAGGGTAAAGCCGGAGATTCCAAGGGAGCCATCAAGGATTATACCGAGGCAATACGCCTCAAACCGGATTTCGCCGATGCATATTATAACAGGGGCATAGATCGCAGGGTGACCGGTGATACAAAAGGAGCCATTGAAGATTATACCATGGCCATCAAGTACAACCCGAACTATGCTTCAGCATATAACAACAGGGGATTTGCCAAGGAGAAGTTAGGTGATAATTATGGCGCTATTGAAGATTATACCATGGCCATCAAGTGCAATCCAAACCATGCTTCAGCATACAACAACAGGGGAGTCTCCAAGGAGAGCCTCGGTGACATCGAGGGCGCCATCGCTGATTACAAGAAAGCATTGGAAGTAAAGCCTGATTATGAAAAGGCGAGAGACAATCTCGATGAGCTTCTGGCAAAAACTTCAGGAAAAGAATTCAAGGTGGCCCTCACCTCAACGGCGGGCACGGCCTCCCTTGGTGACAAGGTTGATTTCAAAGCGACCGTCAAGGGAGGCACGCCCCCCTACCAGTATGACTGGTTCAAGGACAGGGAGAAGAAGAAAGACCTCTGCAGCAATACCCCGAAGACGACCGACGGGATCTCCATCACTATCAGGAACGAGGGGAGCTATACTTCCACCTATACGGTGCGCGTCACTGACAGCAAGGGAAAAGAAGCAGAAGCCAGCACTACTCTGAAGGTCGTGGCAGCCGACAAGCCCTCTGCTTCATCTGTTTCTGCACTCTCAGTGAGCTTAAAGGAGTTGCCGAAACCAGACGAAAGCAAATACAAAGATGTCGTCATGTTCGAGGCGGAAGTCAAGGATGGGACTCCTCCCTTTACCTATGAATTGATGCTTGACGGGGCAAAAAAAGATACTCTCACGAGAACCACAGGTTCATCTAGTGAATTCACGGGGATGAAAATTACCGAGCCGGGAAGCCATACGGTAAAACTCCTCGTGACTGATGCAACAGGGAGAAAAGGTGATGCTTCTGTCAGCGTCACGGTAAAAGAAGCCGCTCCCCCCGCAGTCCCTCTCTTTGTATCGGTCACCCCTTCCAAGCGTGTTGCCGACGTGGGTGAAGAGATTGACATTGACGGAAAAGTGAGCGGCGGCAGGCCTCCTTACAAGTACACATGGTACACCGACAGGGGGAAGAGGGAGGACCTGAATGCCAAGAGCATCACCACCAGTCTGAAAAGCCCGGGAAACAGGACTTACGAGCTTCTCGTCACTGACAGCGCGGGGAATTCCGCTAAGGCCCAGTGCTCCTTCAGCGTGAGGGGCCAGAGGAGCACTCCCCTAGCGCTTGCCTTGACGCCAGGAAATGTCAATGTCAATGTGGGAGAGAGGGTGTCGCTTTCGACAAGAGTTCAGGGAGGCACACCGCCGTATCGCTATGTATGGTATGACAACGGCGTGGAGCACAGGGATTTCGCGAGCGACACGAAGAGCATCACCTGGACAGTGAGAGACCCGCAGAGCAGGACCATAAAGGTGGTGGTCACCGACGGCGCAGGGAACTCCAGCTCCGCCCAGAGCTCCATCAACGTGAGAGGCCATGCATCAAGGCCCTCCACCCCGCCTGCCGGGGACACCGGTTCTTCGGGAAGCGATCTGGTGAGAAATCAAAACGTCTATGTCACTTACAAAAATCGTTCATCGGGAAATATCCATATGTTTGCAACAGGACAGACCTTCTCACCGGCAAACCGCCTTATGCCCGGCGAGGAGAAGATGCTGAGGTTCCGTGTGGGTTCCGACGGCAGAGTGACAATATATGCAGGGAGGGACGGGCATATAATCACGCAGAAGCATTGCGTGGTCACCGTGAAAGGAATACAGGACAGGCCTTATGTCATCTTCAGGGATGGAGGAAGGCTGGAAGTGGAGTTTGATAAAGACTGA
- a CDS encoding zinc ribbon domain-containing protein: MLCVKCGHNSASGARYCEKCNAVMIQAAPETTTTSAIDVEEGMEYLSPERNYECQWLADFVDSISRYTNGEVEIDEVKRVYQNIKKIYESFDNKELPDFLNELDGWRNTELGKEYSRQMTYLLTKGFQLMGEGMEIIRTCLDNPEQTATMQDGLEKLQDGVNQIGLAEEFLGIHQQIMEEEIARRQMESRAEEFQARIDSKKPAQEEAEA; encoded by the coding sequence ATGCTTTGTGTAAAATGCGGACATAACAGTGCATCAGGCGCAAGATACTGCGAAAAGTGCAATGCCGTAATGATCCAGGCCGCGCCGGAAACCACCACCACGTCGGCCATTGACGTGGAAGAGGGAATGGAATATCTTTCCCCCGAGAGGAACTACGAATGCCAGTGGCTTGCCGACTTCGTGGACTCCATCAGCCGCTATACCAATGGCGAAGTTGAGATCGACGAGGTAAAGAGGGTATACCAGAACATCAAGAAGATATATGAGAGCTTTGACAACAAGGAGCTTCCCGATTTCCTCAACGAGCTCGACGGGTGGCGCAACACCGAGCTCGGCAAGGAATACTCGAGGCAGATGACCTACCTCCTCACCAAGGGCTTCCAGCTCATGGGTGAAGGCATGGAGATCATAAGGACCTGCCTTGACAACCCTGAGCAGACCGCCACCATGCAGGACGGGCTCGAGAAGCTCCAGGACGGCGTAAACCAGATAGGTCTCGCCGAGGAGTTCCTGGGGATACACCAGCAGATTATGGAGGAGGAGATCGCCCGCCGCCAGATGGAATCCCGCGCCGAGGAGTTCCAGGCCAGGATAGACTCGAAAAAGCCGGCCCAGGAAGAGGCCGAGGCCTGA
- a CDS encoding radical SAM protein, which translates to MPGTMTERLYSPRILSLITTFRCPARCNHCSFSCSPEERVEMELEKIGTLIAQCQDFNKITLSGGEAFLNVPLIAGIISQASQQGNFKIRGVVTNCFWASSETKAGEVLESLSGAGLNLIGISCDAFHQAYIPLAQVINAIKAALSLRITVQVNVISPHDLFQSAALPEVVLALMKAVGEGRPTREYDLAYAQGYKGRDKGITIFHGEVTPAGRASGLPAEYMGSYDLTGDWKDACILQKKGATISQEGQVLTVLPDYRAFPCCSLYAREGHLSLGNIAEEPLSALVEKAQSDPFLKAVAQIGILGLKEIIEKHFPRYRGKRYGSACHFCHTISLDKELEGLFSP; encoded by the coding sequence ATGCCCGGAACTATGACTGAGCGCCTTTACTCTCCCCGGATTCTCTCCCTCATCACCACCTTCAGGTGCCCTGCCCGGTGCAACCACTGCAGTTTCTCATGCTCGCCGGAAGAGAGGGTGGAAATGGAGCTTGAGAAAATCGGCACCCTGATCGCACAATGCCAGGATTTCAATAAAATCACCCTGAGCGGGGGAGAGGCCTTTCTAAATGTCCCCCTCATTGCCGGCATCATATCACAGGCTTCGCAGCAAGGAAACTTCAAGATACGGGGCGTAGTGACGAACTGCTTCTGGGCTTCTTCAGAGACAAAGGCCGGGGAGGTGCTTGAATCCCTCTCCGGGGCGGGCCTTAACCTCATCGGTATAAGCTGTGATGCCTTCCACCAGGCCTATATTCCCCTGGCCCAGGTCATCAATGCCATAAAGGCAGCTCTTTCTCTCAGGATCACCGTCCAGGTGAATGTCATCTCCCCTCACGATCTGTTCCAGAGCGCCGCGCTGCCTGAGGTAGTCCTTGCACTTATGAAAGCGGTGGGAGAAGGCAGGCCCACCAGGGAGTATGATCTCGCCTATGCTCAGGGCTATAAAGGCCGCGATAAAGGGATCACGATCTTTCACGGCGAGGTGACGCCTGCGGGGAGGGCTTCGGGTCTGCCGGCAGAGTATATGGGATCGTACGATCTCACCGGTGATTGGAAAGATGCCTGTATCCTGCAGAAAAAAGGTGCCACCATCTCACAGGAGGGGCAGGTGCTCACCGTGCTCCCCGATTACCGGGCATTCCCCTGCTGCTCTCTTTATGCCAGGGAAGGGCACCTGTCGCTGGGGAACATAGCCGAAGAGCCCCTCTCCGCCCTCGTGGAAAAAGCACAGAGCGATCCTTTCCTGAAAGCCGTGGCGCAGATAGGCATACTGGGCCTCAAGGAGATCATCGAAAAACACTTTCCCCGTTACAGGGGAAAACGCTATGGGAGTGCCTGCCATTTCTGTCATACCATAAGCCTGGACAAGGAACTTGAAGGGCTTTTTTCACCATAA